The following proteins are co-located in the Prionailurus viverrinus isolate Anna chromosome A1, UM_Priviv_1.0, whole genome shotgun sequence genome:
- the CDHR2 gene encoding cadherin-related family member 2: MAWLWLSCFLFPTLMVSVAANVAPVFSGNMTRVNLPEDLPVGAEAFWLVAQDRDQDPLTYGIRGQFAYFFNVTPATGEVKLASPLDYETLYLFAITISVNDGSPGLSYLQVQKEMHVIVEDRNDNAPVFQNTGFSTKINETLPVGSLVFSVTAKDPDTESAGAVVYSIQAVIPSTGDSQHLFRILPNGSIILNGNLSYNNKSAFYQLELEARDSGGIYNNSFITQCSSPVFLSISVVDQPDLDPQFIREFYSATVAEDAPQGTSVLKVEAVDSDRGINSQMIYSISNSTRPGLFDIRPDGVITVSGSLDREQLLEEDEEVKVQVTATEMHQNIYGQDAKVSIWVTLRVTDVNDHKPEFYNCSLPACTFTPQDTQVNFTGYVDEHASTRIPIDDLTMVVYDPDKGSNGTFLLSTRGPDAEAFSVSPERAAGSVDVQVLVRAPALVDYERQTVMLVQVVATDSVSGNSSIALVTIHIRDVNDHRPTFTHSLYNLSVSENSPDGTVVTNSIHAFDPDTGDGGRITYSLLPGNGADVFEVDPDSGTVTVRNSELLDREKQAVYYLTLQATDGGNMSTSTTLHIILLDVNDNPPVVTGSYNIFVQEEEGNVSVTIQAHDNDQPDTNNSHLHFSLLPGPYSHNFSVDPDKGILRNLGPLDREAIEPALGGRIVLTVLVADCGVPVLSTEVNITINVEDINDNLPVFNQSIYSFSVKERDPGEPVGVLKAWDADQTEANNRISFSLSGSGANNFVLQGSVLEAGWAEGRLRLPSDVSLDYETQPFFNLTVSAENPDPHGREATAEILVAVEDVNDEPPTLDSASLRGVRVAENGSQRGLVAEVVARDVDTMAQLEIQLVNVICTKAGVNVGSLCRGWFSVSANGSVFINQSEAIDYETCDLVTLVVRACDLTTDLRFQGYSDNGSLAITIEDTNDNKPYFLPDNKTFVIIPELVVPNQQVASVQAKDDDSGNNGAILFSIFQVDFIAKDGTTTPFQGFFRVATSLEANVFIGNIELVTNLDSTLQGTYQVTVKARDRPSVGPAQEAINTLNLFTVDQSYRVRLQFSMNKEEVGANMEEITAALIQATRTTVYVVSIQDIESMTRARGRSYLDAYFVFSNGSALTLDELSVMIRNDQDSLTRLLQLGLVVLGSQESQESDLPKLLSSVIIGLGVALLLVIVIMTVALVCTRKSYHRKLRAMKAAKEARRTAAGVMPSASAIPGTNMYTTERANPMLNLPTKDLNFESLSSSSDLDHMSLNSLDDNSVDLEKDKQKTKEPLHSPVELDTEPLGAVLSGRKVDTDGQQELSFTNAGLDTTDL; this comes from the exons ATGGCATGGTTGTGGCTCTCCTGCTTCCTGTTTCCTACCCTCATGGTGTCCG TGGCAGCCAATGTGGCCCCAGTGTTCTCGGGAAACATGACGAGAGTGAACTTGCCTGAGGACCTACCAGTGG GTGCCGAGGCCTTCTGGTTGGTAGCTCAGGACCGTGACCAGGACCCTCTGACCTATGGGATTCGTGGCCAATTTGCCTACTTCTTCAATGTCACCCCAGCCACTGGGGAAGTGAAGCTGGCCAGCCCTCTGGACTATGAG ACGCTCTACCTGTTCGCCATCACTATCTCCGTGAACGACG GCTCACCTGGGCTTTCCTACCTGCAGGTGCAAAAGGAAATGCATGTGATCGTGGAGGACAGAAATGACAATGCTCCCGTTTTCCAGAATACTGGCTTCTCCACCAAAATCAATGAG ACCCTGCCAGTCGGCTCCCTGGTGTTCTCTGTGACGGCCAAGGACCCGGACACGGAGTCTGCAGGAGCCGTGGTGTACTCCATACAGGCG GTCATCCCTAGCACTGGAGACAGCCAGCACCTCTTCAGGATCTTGCCCAATGGCTCCATCATCCTCAATGGCAACCTCAGCTACAACAACAAAAGTGCCTTCTATCAGCTGGAGCTGGAGGCCCGC GACTCAGGCGGCATATACAACAACAGCTtcatcacccagtgctcctcGCCTGTCTTCCTGTCCATCTCTGTGGTCGACCAGCCGGACCTGGACCCCCAATTTATCAGAGAGTTTTACTCAGCCACTGTGGCTGAGGATGCACCCCAG GGAACCTCAGTGCTGAAGGTGGAGGCTGTGGATAGTGACAGAGGCATCAATTCCCAGATGATCTACAGCATTTCCA ACTCCACAAGGCCCGGCTTGTTTGACATCAGGCCAGATGGGGTGATCACGGTCAGTGGATCCCTGGACCGTGAGCAGCTGCTGGAGGAGGATGAAGAGGTGAAGGTGCAGGTCACG GCCACCGAGATGCACCAAAACATCTACGGGCAAGATGCCAAGGTGAGCATATGGGTCACGCTGAGGGTGACAGATGTCAATGATCACAAACCCGAGTTTTACAACTGCAGCCTCCCAGCCTGCACCTTCACCCCCCAAGACACCCAAGTCAACTTCACTGGCTATGTTGATGAGCATGCCTCCACCCGCATCCCCATCGATGACCTCACCATGGTCGTGTATGACCCAGACAAG GGCAGCAATGGCACCTTCCTCCTATCCACGAGGGGCCCCGATGCCGAAGCCTTCAGTGTCTCCCCCGAGCGGGCGGCGGGCTCAGTGGATGTGCAGGTGCTTGTGAGAGCTCCCGCACTGGTGGACTACGAGAGGCAGACAGTGATGCTGGTGCAG GTCGTGGCCACTGATTCAGTCAGTGGGAACTCCTCCATTGCCCTGGTGACCATCCACATTAGGGATGTTAATGACCACAGACCCACATTCACCCACAGCTTGTACAACCTCAGTGTCTCGGAGAACAGTCCAGACGGCACTGTGGTCACCAACAGCATCCAT GCCTTCGACCCTGACACGGGTGATGGGGGCCGCATCACCTACAGCCTGCTTCCGGGGAACGG GGCAGATGTCTTTGAGGTGGATCCAGACTCAGGGACAGTGACAGTGAGGAACAGCGAGCTATTGGACCGTGAGAAGCAGGCTGTGTACTACCTCACGCTGCAGGCCACAGACGGCGGGAACATGTCGACCTCCACCACACTGCATATCATCCTGCTGGATGTCAATGACAACCCGCCTGTGGTCACCGGCTCCTACAACATCTTTgtccaggaggaggagggcaatGTCTCTGTGACCATCCAG GCTCATGACAACGACCAGCCAGACACCAACAACAGCCATCTGCATTTCAGCCTGCTGCCTGGCCCCTACAGTCACAACTTCTCAGTGGACCCTGATAAAGGGATCCTCAGAAACCTGGGGCCCCTGGACCGAGAGGCCATTGAGCCTGCCCTGGGGGGCCGAATTGTGCTGACCGTGCTTGTGGCTGACTGTGGTGTGCCTGTCCTCAGCACTGAAGTCAATATCACCATCAACGTGGAG GACATCAATGACAATCTGCCCGTCTTCAACCAGTCCATCTATTCCTTCTCGGTGAAGGAGAGGGACCCAG GAGAGCCGGTGGGCGTGCTGAAGGCCTGGGATGCGGATCAGACGGAAGCCAACAACCGCATCAGCTTCAGTCTTTCAGGGAGTGGTGCCAACAACTTCGTGCTCCAAGGCTCGGTGCTGGAGGCTGGGTGGGCTGAGGGTCGCCTCCGGCTGCCCTCAGATGTGAGTCTGGACTACGAGACACAGCCCTTCTTCAATCTGACAGTGAGTGCTGAGAACCCAGACCCCCACGGGAGAGAGGCCACAGCAGAAATCCTTGTGGCTGTGGAGGATGTGAATGATGAACCGCCCACTCTGGACTCAGCCTCACTCCGGGGCGTCCGTGTGGCTGAGAATGGCTCGCAGCGTGGCCTGGTGGCTGAGGTGGTTGCTCGCGATGTGGATACCATGGCCCAGCTGGAGATACAGCTTGTGAACGTCATCTGCACCAAGGCCGGGGTCAACGTGGGCAGCCTGTGCCGTGGCTGGTTCTCTGTGTCGGCCAATGGCTCTGTGTTCATCAATCAGAGTGAGGCCATTGACTATGAGACCTGTGACCTGGTCACGCTAGTCGTGCGGGCCTGTGACCTCACAACGGACCTCCGCTTCCAGGGCTACAGTGACAATG GAAGCCTCGCCATCACCATCGAGGACACGAATGATAATAAACCCTATTTTCTGCCTGACAATAAGACTTTTG TTATCATCCCAGAACTTGTGGTGCCCAACCAGCAGGTGGCTTCTGTCCAG GCCAAAGACGATGACTCAGGGAACAACGGGGCCATCTTGTTCTCCATCTTCCAAGTGGATTTCATCGCCAAGGATGGGACCACGACCCCTTTCCAGGGCTTCTTCCGGGTCGCCACCTCATTGGAGGCCAATGTGTTCATTGGCAACATTGA GCTGGTGACCAACCTCGATTCCACCCTCCAAGGCACCTACCAAGTGACAGTCAAGGCCCGGGACAGACCTTCTGTGGGTCCTGCTCAGGAAGCCATTAACACCCTGAAT CTCTTCACTGTGGACCAAAGTTACCGTGTAAGGTTGCAGTTCTCCATGAACAAGGAGGAGGTGGGCGCCAACATGGAAGAGATTACAGC GGCCCTCATTCAGGCCACCAGGACTACTGTCTACGTTGTGAGCATTCAGGACATAGAATCCATGACTCG GGCCCGGGGCCGTTCTTACCTCGATGCCTATTTTGTCTTCTCGAATGGGTCTGCCCTGACACTTGATGAgctgagtgt GATGATCCGGAATGACCAGGACTCCCTGACGCGGCTGCTGCAGCTGGGGCTGGTGGTGCTG GGCTCCCAGGAGAGCCAGGAGTCAGACCTGCCAAAGCTGCTCAGCAGTGTCATCATAGGATTGGGAGTGGCTTTGCTGCTGGTCATCGTGATCATGACTGTGGCCCTTGTGTGCACCCGGAAGAG CTACCACCGAAAGCTTCGGGCTATGAAGGCTGCCAAAGAGGCCCGGAGGACAGCAGCAGGGGTGATGCCCTCAGCTTCTGCCATCCCTGGGACTAATATGTATACCACTGAGCG GGCCAACCCTATGCTGAACCTCCCCACAAAGGATCTGAACTTCGAGTCCCTATCCTCCTCCAGTGACCTAGACCACATGAG CCTCAATTCCCTGGATGACAACTCTGTGGACCTGGAAAAGGACAAGCAGAAAACCAAG